Part of the Vicia villosa cultivar HV-30 ecotype Madison, WI unplaced genomic scaffold, Vvil1.0 ctg.000567F_1_1, whole genome shotgun sequence genome is shown below.
atatttttatatacgaaaaatgttatttatgatccaaatattttttattcaaaaatagaaaaggccaaaaaatcaattttttttttgtaagcaaggaaTATATTAATaaggagtactaggggtactcaagCCCTCTTACAAAAATCGGAAAACCGAAAAGGCGAACGAAATTACACCACAATTGCAACCTAACTTAAGAAGTGCAAAGGATCTTTGCAAAAATCATAAAAGTTGCATTTGCCATACATAATTTCGCCGTGGAAGGACCATTTCCAAATCATCACTTTAATACTCCAAACAAGGTCCGGAACGCTCCAACTATCATTCCCGAAAATGACTTTGTTCCTCGTTCTCCACAACCCCCAACACACCGCTATCCAAACCAAACTCTCCGTACCCTTCCTAACTTTCTTCCTCCTTAAACCTTCATAGACTAAAAGAAAGTTCTCCCAAACTAACGGAAGCAAAACCAAATCCATCTCTAACCACTCCAAAATGAAACCCCACACTTTCCTAGCCACAAcacaagaaaagaaaaggtgcgCTATACTTTCTTCACTATCtttacaaaaatcacaaaaaagatcGGAAGGAGAAGAGAGAATACCTCTAACAAAAAGAAGA
Proteins encoded:
- the LOC131629460 gene encoding uncharacterized protein LOC131629460, which produces MPDRGREDDSWWTPNGDGTFSVRSCYDYLSVNSLGSIFSPEREKALKLAWKALIPFRYKAFAWRILIDRLPSKNLLFVRGILSSPSDLFCDFCKDSEESIAHLFFSCVVARKVWGFILEWLEMDLVLLPLVWENFLLVYEGLRRKKVRKGTESLVWIAVCWGLWRTRNKVIFGNDSWSVPDLVWSIKVMIWKWSFHGEIMYGKCNFYDFCKDPLHFLS